A single window of Labeo rohita strain BAU-BD-2019 chromosome 4, IGBB_LRoh.1.0, whole genome shotgun sequence DNA harbors:
- the lrtm2a gene encoding leucine-rich repeat and transmembrane domain-containing protein 2 yields the protein MQLSTAPTVGRRRRGNPDSQGLLGVLSVCATLLQLCAGCPSECVCNSLEANCSGRSLVSVPALASLPEGTHTLFLANNRLSSLPVSVFANLSTLETLDLSNNYLDNLPSRLFRELSNLSDLSLRNNSLTILDRELFRGLTQLRRLDLSLNGLAAVPLGLLDELQGLTWLSLAGNRLHALERATFEPLVNLQHLELGMNPWECDCNLRDFKHWMEWLIYRGGYVDAVECTLPKDLRGRDIRGVPVEMFNYCLQLEDENGGGAGSTKGGSPPCFRGTATPSSEGAVVRTEAELPDCVKQRYRPVSVRRAIGTVVIAGVVCGIVCIMMVAAAAYGCIYASLMAKYQRELKKRQPLMGDAEAEADPEEKQISSVA from the exons GTCTTCTAGGTGTGCTGAGTGTGTGTGCTACGTTACTGCAGTTATGCGCTGGCTGTCCttcagagtgtgtgtgtaactCGCTGGAAGCTAACTGCAGTGGGCGGAGTCTAGTATCTGTGCCCGCTCTCGCCTCTCTCCCGGAGGGCACGCATACCCTCTTTCTGGCCAATAACCGCCTCTCCTCCCTCCCCGTCTCTGTCTTCGCCAACCTAAGCACCCTGGAGACACTCGACCTGTCCAATAACTATCTGGACAACCTGCCTTCCAGACTGTTCCGTGAGCTGAGTAACCTGAGCGATTTGAGTTTGCGTAACAACAGCCTGACGATTTTGGATCGCGAGTTATTTCGCGGCCTGACCCAGCTGCGGAGACTGGATCTGTCTCTGAACGGCTTAGCCGCTGTGCCGCTGGGCCTGCTGGATGAGCTGCAAGGGCTGACCTGGCTCTCCTTGGCTGGGAACAGACTTCACGCCCTGGAGAGAGCCACTTTCGAGCCTCTCGTCAACCTTCAGCACCTGGAGCTGGGCATGAACCCCTGGGAGTGTGACTGCAACCTGAGAGACTTCAAACACTGGATGGAGTGGCTGATATATCGAG GCGGTTATGTCGACGCCGTCGAGTGTACACTTCCGAAGGACTTAAGGGGTCGTGACATCCGGGGCGTTCCTGTGGAGATGTTCAACTACTGTCTGCAATTGGAGGATGAGAATGGGGGTGGGGCTGGGAGCACAAAGGGTGGATCACCACCTTGTTTTCGAGGGACAGCCACTCCGTCATCTGAAGGTGCGGTGGTGCGTACGGAGGCGGAGCTACCAGACTGTGTGAAGCAGCGTTATCGGCCGGTCAGTGTTCGCAGGGCGATCGGTACAGTAGTGATCGCTGGTGTGGTCTGTGGAATCGTGTGTATTATGATGGTAGCTGCAGCAGCGTATGGCTGCATTTACGCTTCTCTGATGGCAAAATACCAACGAGAGCTAAAGAAGAGGCAGCCGTTGATGGGTGACGCAGAGGCAGAAGCCGACCCGGAGGAGAAACAGATCTCATCAGTTGCATAG